The Spiroplasma citri genomic sequence GTTTAGTTTTTGGCCTAGTCTTTACTGTTGCTATTACAATGATTGTTTTTCTTGGTGGAGAGATGTTTACGTCGAATTCTTTAGCATTAATTGTTGTTTTTAAAAAACAATTAAATGTGGGAAGATTTGTTAGTAATTTATTTATTGTTTTAAGTGGTAATTTCCTTGGTTGTTTAGTAATGGCTGGTTTAACGGCGTGAGGCGGTTTTTTAAATCATACGTCTGATTCTGTAACTGATTTTTATAATAATGTTGTAATTTTCATTGATGGAAAATTAGAGCACACATGATGAGAAAACTTTGGGAGCGGGATTTTATGTAACTTTTTAGTTGCTGGATCTATTTATGCTGCACATACGACTAAATCAGCAATTGCCAAATTTTTTGTTGTAAATTTAATTATTATGGCTTTTGCAATTTCTGGATTTTCGCATGTAGTTGCTAATTCATATTTATGATTTTTACAACCATTTTTAAAAATATTTGGTACAAGTGGTGATTGAGCAGATTTTGGGAAATTTGCTTACAATGTTCAATTGCCAACTTTATTTGGGAATTTCTTAAGTGGAGGAATTTTCTTACCATTTTTATTTTATTTTATTTATCGAAAAAATGTAAAAGAGCAATTAGTACTTTAATTTATTTTTTTTAAAAAGAAGAAATGTTATTCCTTTAATAACATTTCTTTTTTAATTATTTTATTGTTTCAATGATATTATTAATTGGAAGATATTGATAATGGAGGGGGCAAATGAGTAAAAATATTTATACGGTTAGTGAAATTAATTATTATTTAAAAACAATTATTGAACAAGAACCAAATTTAATTAATATTTCTTTACAAGGAGAAATTTCTAATATTACAAATCATTCATCAGGACATGTTTATTTTACAATTAAAGATGAAAAAGCACAAATTCGGGCAATTATGTTTGCATTTAATGCAAAAAACTTGCAATTTAAATTAAAAGAAGGCTTAAAAATTATTGCGACAGGTTCTATTAAGGTATATGAACCGCAAGGAACATATAGTTTACAAG encodes the following:
- a CDS encoding formate/nitrite transporter family protein, which translates into the protein MTKLKKEEKVDNSDSYSNEDSFVNIYKYALKKGNSPFYKTFLMGLAAGLFIGFGYIAAITATKGNWDNIPIGLKCLVFGLVFTVAITMIVFLGGEMFTSNSLALIVVFKKQLNVGRFVSNLFIVLSGNFLGCLVMAGLTAWGGFLNHTSDSVTDFYNNVVIFIDGKLEHTWWENFGSGILCNFLVAGSIYAAHTTKSAIAKFFVVNLIIMAFAISGFSHVVANSYLWFLQPFLKIFGTSGDWADFGKFAYNVQLPTLFGNFLSGGIFLPFLFYFIYRKNVKEQLVL